One Chaetodon auriga isolate fChaAug3 chromosome 14, fChaAug3.hap1, whole genome shotgun sequence genomic window carries:
- the ap5s1 gene encoding AP-5 complex subunit sigma-1 produces MVRCFLIHTVCPVSALGPGEARTLYSRVFGPDEGMLSELSPEERRLLQKEKIAVVARQVRSAVSLSREASGRPLVEAVPGEEALALQEADSGVLRLRAGDPFSEEMSALWLGVQSLGFTLVCEPHENLLLAEGTLRNLTRHCLEHLHLLGQGSEVLLRSNRIDALLSRLLPHGQLLFLNHRFAQSLEKEVAAYMAK; encoded by the exons ATGGTTCGCTGTTTCCTCATCCACACCGTGTGTCCGGTCAGTGCTCTCGGTCCCGGCGAGGCTCGGACTCTTTACTCCCGGGTTTTTGGACCAGATGAAGGCATGTTGTCCGAGCTCAGCCCGGAGGAGAGGCGCCTCCTGCAGAAGGAGAAGATAGCGGTGGTCGCGAG GCAGGTCCGGAGCGCCGTCTCTCTGTCCCGGGAGGCTTCGGGCCGGCCGCTGGTGGAGGCGGTGCCCGGCGAGGAGGCGCTGGCGCTGCAGGAGGCCGACAGCGGAGTGCTGCGCCTGAGAGCTGGAGACCCCTTCTCTGAGGAGATGAGCGCTCTGTGGCTGGGGGTCCAGAGTCTGGGCTTCACGCTGGTCTGTGAGCCCCACGAGAACCTCCTGCTGGCCGAGGGGACCCTGCGCAACCTGACCCGACACTGCCTGGAGCACCTGCACCTGCTGGGGCAGGGCAGCGAG GTCCTGCTGAGGAGCAACCGAATCGATGCTTTGCTCAGCCGCCTGCTTCCTCACgggcagctcctcttcctcaaccACCGCTTCGCCCAGAGCCTGGAGAAGGAGGTGGCGGCTTACATGGCCAAGTGA
- the cdc25b gene encoding M-phase inducer phosphatase 2 has product MESVNAFGSASPANNVLKSRPDGIPELSSLTLPELSTKTAHCWNLFSPGPATVLSPVTNLALDMNNLAGLGSQCDTPKRRKHAPLEKIPSFASDVSSDAGLGMDLPSPMDAVEMEDTFEKAIAQSSKLINQKMPIRRINSLPLQLQSFSPSLKGQEADSHRYGIFSQQSSQMIASSSQRDNKENVPEECFEFKKPTKPASRCRMRSFNGGQSKDAFASRPSSAPALMLSSPPPVQQLDFCDSPMFLRRSSLTSSLNDDEDDGFLDVMDDSMENDSGMPMGMASLLTAPLVADSAGEDSPVIRCRPRSLFRSDSTPSPVSRPCAKRPDCPVDENTPIRVKRRRSLAGTQVTTMEQNPESPRMSGSLLQRSKSFCQTEIEKLLDGQDSSNELIGDFTKPFVLPTVAGKHQNLKYITSETMVAAVSNQFVHLVERVIVIDCRYPYEFEGGHIKGALNLHQEDQVEDFLLKTIINPSSPDKRVIIIFHCEFSSERGPRMCRFVRERDRAMNEYPKLHYPELYILKGGYKDFFHHFQSQCEPESYRPMHHEDFKEDLRKFRLKSRTWAGERSKRDMYSRLKKL; this is encoded by the exons ATGGAGTCGGTCAATGCTTTTGGCAGCGCAAGTCCTGCAAACAACGTTTTGAAAAGTAGGCCCGACGGGATCCCCGAGCTTTCCTCGCTCACTCTGCCCGAGCTGAGCACAAAGACCGCGCACTGTTGGAACCTGTTCTCCCCCGGACCCGCCACCGTGTTGTCTCCTGTCACCAATCTGGCTCTGGACATGAACAATTTAGCTGGACTCGGAAG CCAATGTGATACACCGAAAAGGAGAAAGCATGCCCCCCTTGAGAAGATTCCCTCCTTTGCTTCTGACGTCTCATCTGATGCTG GCCTCGGCATGGATCTCCCGAGCCCCATGGATGCTGTTGAGATGGAGGACAC atTTGAAAAGGCCATTGCACAGTCGAGCAAACTTATCAACCA GAAGATGCCAATTCGAAGAATCAACTCGTTGCCG ctccagctccagagctTCAGTCCATCTCTGAAGGGACAGGAAGCAGATTCCCACCGCTATGGAATATTCAGCCAGCAGTCCTCCCAAATGAtcgcctcctcctctcagcgGGACAACAAGGAGAACGTGCCGGAG GAGTGTTTCGAATTCAAGAAACCAACCAAGCCGGCGTCACGGTGTCGCATGCGCTCCTTCAACGGCGGCCAGTCAAAGGACGCGTTTGCTAGCCGTCCCAGCTCAGCGCCGGCCCTCATG ctttcttcacctcctccagtccagcagcttGACTTCTGTGACTCCCCCATGTTCCTGAGACGttcctccctcacctcctccctaaACGACGACGAAGACGACGGCTTCCTGGACGTTATGGACGACAGCATGGAG AACGACTCCGGGATGCCGATGGGGATGGCCAGCCTGCTCACTGCCCCTCTGGTGGCCGACAGTGCAGGAGAAGACTCT cccGTGATTCGCTGCCGGCCGCGGAGCCTGTTCCGCTCCGACTCCACGCCCAGTCCGGTGTCGCGACCCTGTGCGAAGCGCCCCGACTGTCCCGTAGACGAAAACACGCCCATCAGGGTGAAGAGGCGGCGCAGCCTGGCGGGGACACAGGTCACCACCATGGAACAAAACCCAGAGTCCCCAAGAATG aGCGGCTCTCTGCTCCAGAGGTCCAAGTCCTTCTGCCAGACAGAGATCGAGAAGCTGCTGGACGGCCAGGACAGTTCCAATGAGCTAATAGGAGATTTCACCAAG ccttttgttCTACCCACAGTGGCCGGCAAACATCAAAACCTCAAGTACATTACCTCAGAGACG ATGGTGGCAGCTGTGTCCAACCAGTTTGTTCATCTAGTCGAGCGAGTCATCGTCATCGACTGCCGCTACCCCTACGAGTTTGAGGGAGGACACATCAAG GGAGCTCTGAACCTGCACCAGGAGGACCAGGTGGAGGACTTCCTCCTCAAAACCATCATCAACCCGTCCAGCCCGGACAAACgcgtcatcatcatcttccaCTGCGAGTTCTCGTCGGAGCGCGGCCCTCGAATGTGCCGCTTCGTCAGGGAGCGAGACCGCGCCATGAACGAGTATCCCAAACTCCACTACCCCGAACTCTACATCCTCAAGGGCGGATACAAAGACTTCTTCCACCATTTCCAG TCACAATGTGAGCCTGAGTCCTACCGGCCCATGCACCACGAGGACTTCAAGGAGGACCTGAGGAAGTTTCGCCTCAAGAGCCGCACCTGGGCCGGGGAGCGCAGCAAGAGGGACATGTACAGCCGACTGAAGAAGCTGTGA